The Clostridia bacterium genome contains the following window.
CAGCAAGTGATTGAGTCCATTTCCAACCTGGCCGATGACCAGACCATCGTCTGCACCGATGTGGGCCAACATCAGATGTGGGCGGCCCAGTACTACCGGGCCCGACGGCCGCGCACCTTCATCAGCTCTGGCGGCCTAGGAACCATGGGGTTTGGCCTGCCGGCTGGCATCGGCGCCCAGGTGGGCCGACCTGAGGCCAATGTTTGGGTAATTGCTGGTGACGGCAGCCTACAGATGACCGTTCAGGAGCTGGCCACCATTACTCAGCACGATTTGCCGGTTAAGATTGCCATTATCGATAACGGTTATCTGGGCATGGTGCGCCAGTGGCAGGAGCTCTTTTGTGAAGGGCGGTACTCGCATACCCGCATCACCGGTCCCGACTACGTTAAGCTAGCCGAGGCCTACGGGATCCCTGGCTACCGGATCGAGGATCCCGGCCAGGTGCGGGAGGCCTTGGAACAGGCCAAGGCCATGGAGGGGCCGGTTATCCTTGATTTTGTGGTTTGCTGCGAAGAAAACGTATTTCCCATGGTGCCGCCAGGCGGCTCCTTGACGGAAATGCTGGGGAACGGGAGGTAGGGCCATGCGGCATACATTGGCGGTGTTAGTGGAAAACCGGCCCGGGGTACTTACCCGGGTGGCAGGGTTGTTTAGCCGGCGGGGCTACAACATCGAGAGCTTGGCCGTGGGCACTACCGAAGATCCCAAGGTATCGCGGATGACCATCGTGGTGGACGGCGATGATCATGTAATCGAGCAGGTGTGCAAGCAGCTTTACAAGCTGGTGGATGTGATTCGCCTGGACGACATTACCCACGAGGAACACGTGGATCGGGAGCTCATCTTGATCAAGGTGGATGCCGACCCCTCCACCCGGGGGGAGATCGTGCAGATCGTGGAGATCTTTCGGGCTCGGATCGTGGACATTGGTAAGGAC
Protein-coding sequences here:
- the ilvN gene encoding acetolactate synthase small subunit, giving the protein MRHTLAVLVENRPGVLTRVAGLFSRRGYNIESLAVGTTEDPKVSRMTIVVDGDDHVIEQVCKQLYKLVDVIRLDDITHEEHVDRELILIKVDADPSTRGEIVQIVEIFRARIVDIGKDSLIIEATGDQGKINAIESALVPFGIREVVRTGKIAMVRGAKYRHE